The Passer domesticus isolate bPasDom1 chromosome 22, bPasDom1.hap1, whole genome shotgun sequence genomic sequence TCTTCAGGGAGCCAATGCTACCATCTCCCCTTGCAGTTCCTGCTGATTTTCCGGAAGGCAGCAGCGGGCGAGCTGCAGGAGGACAGTGGGCTGCACGCCCTGGCCCGGCTCTCTGAGATCGATGTCTCCACCGAGGGGGTAAAAGGCGCCAAGAACTTCTTTGAGGCCAAGGTGAGGCAGGGCTCAGGAGGCCCCACTGCAAGACGGCAATGCAGCAGGGCAGTTTGGTGCCGGGTAGGCAGGAGGTGGAGATGTTGGGGTGGGCAGGAGAGCTTGGCAGAGCTCACAGCTGAACATTTCTATCCACAGGCACAAGCCATCAACGAAGCCAGCAGGTTTGAGGAGGAGAtcaaagcagagcaggaggagaagaagaagcaggcagaggagctAAAGCAGAGGAAGGCAGCCTTCAAGGAGCTGCAGTCCACCTTCACGCAGtgacagggccaggcaggactGGTCAGCAGTGCCCAGACTGGCAGCGCTGTCTGTGCCACGTGGCAGCCGTGCCGGGAGTGATGCCCGAGCCGTGTGtcacctgggctgctggcaggATCCCGGCGCAGGCTCGGCACAGCGCCCACCTTGTTGGCAGAGCCCA encodes the following:
- the LOC135285229 gene encoding EF-hand domain-containing protein D2 isoform X18, with the protein product MRYDAGKDGFIDLMELKLMMEKLGAPQTHLGLKNMIKEVDEDLDSKLSFREFLLIFRKAAAGELQEDSGLHALARLSEIDVSTEGVKGAKNFFEAKAQAINEASRFEEEIKAEQEEKKKQAEELKQRKAAFKELQSTFTQ